A part of Paenibacillus sp. 481 genomic DNA contains:
- a CDS encoding DEAD/DEAH box helicase translates to MQPDVPTPSEHPISTPDVPLLFNRSWIDDMQARIDKNGPWDDWTLFQLAYEAEQAKRIRSFDELQCLAHLPQLQPLPHQTDTARKVLHDMRGRAILADEVGLGKTIEAGLILKEYMIRGLVKRALILVPASLVLQWVRELNQKFSISAVAQKKAHSWQCEIVVASMDTAKRDQHKNILLSYDYDMLIIDEAHKLKNRKTTNYQFIQQLRKKYCLLLTATPVQNDMNELYNLINLLKPGQLGGQGDFSANYVVDKRVPKNETQLQNELSKVMVRNRRGEGNVNFTKRIVKNVTLTLSEDEQALYEGVTRFIKEQYRSEGVDIGTMFSLLTLQREVCSSRDAVFITLVNLAKKLALDSPIRDYIWDLVALIKGITSNTKAEAAIQIIRSTNEKVIVFTEYRATQEYLMQYFQQHGITAVPYSGGMNRGKKDWMMDLFRGRAQVMIATEAGGEGINLQFCHHMINFDLPWNPMRVEQRIGRVHRLGQMNDVKIFNLATKGTIEEYILSLLHEKINMFEMVIGRLDMILERLETGDSFERSLSRLVLEADNAEDLMQRVDELGQSINTLREEIEQTVEEDGSVDEGVDHLLNRLSTEA, encoded by the coding sequence ATGCAGCCGGACGTACCAACGCCATCCGAACACCCTATTTCTACACCTGATGTTCCACTTCTATTTAACCGGAGTTGGATCGATGATATGCAAGCACGGATCGACAAAAATGGGCCTTGGGACGACTGGACCTTGTTTCAACTTGCTTACGAGGCCGAACAAGCGAAGCGGATTCGCAGCTTCGATGAGCTGCAATGCCTCGCGCATTTGCCTCAATTACAACCTCTCCCCCACCAAACGGATACTGCGCGCAAAGTGCTGCACGACATGCGGGGACGGGCGATATTAGCAGATGAAGTTGGTCTGGGCAAGACCATTGAAGCTGGACTTATTTTAAAGGAATATATGATTCGTGGTCTTGTCAAAAGAGCACTTATTCTAGTCCCTGCCTCGCTAGTGCTGCAATGGGTTCGGGAGTTAAATCAGAAATTTAGCATTTCGGCTGTCGCGCAAAAAAAAGCACACTCTTGGCAATGTGAGATTGTAGTGGCCTCGATGGACACAGCTAAACGCGATCAGCATAAAAATATTTTGCTTAGTTATGACTATGACATGCTCATTATCGACGAAGCGCATAAGCTTAAAAATCGCAAAACGACCAATTATCAGTTTATTCAGCAGCTGCGCAAAAAATATTGTCTCCTGCTTACGGCCACGCCCGTGCAGAACGATATGAATGAGCTGTACAACCTGATTAATTTGCTGAAACCAGGTCAATTGGGCGGGCAGGGCGATTTCAGTGCCAATTATGTAGTCGATAAACGGGTACCAAAAAATGAGACCCAGCTACAAAACGAGCTGTCTAAGGTGATGGTGCGCAATCGGCGCGGTGAGGGCAATGTTAATTTTACGAAGCGAATCGTGAAAAATGTGACGCTGACGTTGTCGGAAGATGAGCAAGCGCTTTATGAGGGCGTTACGCGATTTATTAAGGAGCAGTATCGTTCTGAAGGGGTGGACATCGGCACGATGTTTTCGCTGCTGACGTTGCAACGTGAAGTGTGCTCTAGTCGCGATGCGGTGTTTATTACGTTAGTCAATTTGGCAAAGAAACTCGCACTAGATTCACCTATTCGGGATTATATATGGGATTTAGTTGCGCTCATTAAGGGTATTACTTCGAATACGAAGGCTGAAGCTGCGATTCAAATTATTCGTAGCACGAATGAAAAAGTAATCGTGTTCACGGAATATCGAGCGACGCAGGAATATTTGATGCAATATTTTCAACAGCATGGGATTACGGCTGTCCCATACAGCGGTGGGATGAATCGTGGTAAAAAGGACTGGATGATGGACTTGTTTCGCGGTCGCGCACAAGTGATGATTGCGACTGAAGCGGGCGGCGAAGGCATCAACCTACAGTTTTGCCACCATATGATTAATTTTGATTTACCGTGGAACCCGATGCGGGTGGAGCAGCGGATTGGGCGTGTGCATCGCTTGGGACAAATGAACGATGTTAAAATTTTCAACTTAGCTACGAAAGGCACGATCGAAGAATATATTTTGAGTTTGCTGCACGAAAAAATCAATATGTTTGAAATGGTTATCGGTAGACTCGATATGATTTTGGAGCGTTTGGAGACGGGCGATTCGTTTGAGCGCAGCTTGTCAAGATTGGTGCTTGAAGCTGACAATGCCGAAGATCTGATGCAGCGCGTGGATGAGCTTGGTCAATCAATTAATACGTTGCGCGAGGAGATTGAACAGACTGTCGAGGAAGATGGAAGCGTTGACGAGGGTGTCGATCATTTGCTTAATCGATTGAGTACGGAAGCTTAG
- a CDS encoding IucA/IucC family protein, giving the protein MLDTTQLSAHMSQQSFLNCYLRETGQGEWISPAKLDKRFPVQSRIGSYVNIHLPLQGITLCAAVKYKSATGRHLFEFPICYVSGPTGGWVHADVITLTAFLMKELAITNDVGTIPDELMLRIIESYHNIDGFVEGRSDDTESLYGFDADFIQAEQSLLFGHLNHPTPKSRQGIPEQVKHIYSPELKGQFALHYFRAHRSIVEEDSALADSATEIVKAELRADSEVDPTFVAQYCQADSYSLIPVHPLEVQRLLADPNVQQWLDSGLIQYLGAQGKRFMATSSLRTVYHPESQFMFKFSLHVKVTNSLRVNKFNELELGLEIKRLLDNGVGEVSNQFPAFEMINDPAFITLKMVGQEESGFEVVLRENPFQGEKARNATLVAGLVQDSIPGHRTRLSTIIHRLAEEEGRSVQQVSVDWFRRYLHISLKPMVWMYLTYGIALEAHQQNSVVQLEAGYPNHFYFRDNQGYYYCTSMKEKLDQLLPGVGENSQMLYDDAIVDERFTYYLIFNHMYGLINGFGSAGLIQEEVLLHELRSALEQFVPMNREPSRFLHNLLTQKQLPCKANLLTRFYDMDELVDSLDLQSVYVNIDNPLALVIGLQNETGVGPAGASNSAENSAEAKAAFAQTIV; this is encoded by the coding sequence ATGTTAGATACAACACAGCTTTCTGCTCATATGTCGCAGCAAAGCTTTCTAAACTGTTATTTGCGGGAAACGGGACAAGGGGAGTGGATTTCTCCCGCCAAATTGGACAAGCGGTTCCCTGTACAGAGCAGAATCGGCTCCTATGTGAATATTCATTTGCCGCTGCAAGGTATTACGTTGTGTGCGGCAGTTAAGTATAAGTCTGCTACAGGACGTCATCTATTCGAATTCCCCATCTGCTATGTGAGCGGTCCAACAGGCGGCTGGGTGCATGCTGACGTTATTACTTTAACGGCGTTCCTTATGAAGGAACTTGCTATTACGAACGACGTAGGTACTATTCCTGATGAACTCATGCTGCGTATCATTGAAAGCTATCATAATATCGACGGCTTCGTTGAAGGACGTAGTGATGATACCGAATCGTTGTACGGTTTTGACGCCGATTTTATTCAAGCAGAACAATCCCTGCTCTTCGGTCACCTCAATCATCCGACACCGAAGAGTCGTCAAGGCATACCTGAGCAAGTGAAACATATATATTCCCCCGAGTTAAAAGGCCAATTCGCACTACACTATTTTCGGGCGCACCGCTCGATTGTAGAAGAAGATTCGGCACTCGCTGATTCAGCAACCGAAATTGTGAAAGCAGAGTTACGTGCAGACTCAGAGGTCGATCCGACATTTGTCGCACAGTATTGTCAAGCGGATTCATATTCACTAATTCCGGTTCACCCACTCGAAGTGCAGCGGTTGCTCGCTGATCCAAATGTGCAACAATGGTTGGATAGTGGACTTATTCAATATTTAGGTGCGCAAGGTAAACGATTTATGGCAACGTCGTCGCTGCGGACGGTATACCATCCTGAATCGCAGTTTATGTTCAAATTTTCACTACATGTGAAAGTGACGAATTCACTACGTGTCAACAAATTCAATGAACTCGAACTAGGGTTAGAAATAAAGCGACTGCTCGATAACGGGGTTGGGGAAGTATCCAATCAATTTCCAGCTTTTGAAATGATTAATGATCCCGCATTCATCACACTGAAGATGGTAGGGCAAGAGGAGTCGGGCTTTGAAGTCGTGCTGCGCGAAAATCCGTTTCAGGGTGAAAAGGCGCGAAATGCAACGTTAGTAGCGGGTCTTGTTCAGGACTCTATTCCAGGGCACCGTACGCGACTGTCTACGATTATTCATCGGCTTGCGGAGGAAGAGGGGCGCAGTGTGCAGCAAGTAAGTGTGGACTGGTTCCGCCGCTATCTCCACATTTCGTTAAAGCCAATGGTATGGATGTACTTAACATATGGGATCGCGTTAGAAGCACATCAACAAAACAGTGTCGTCCAGCTAGAAGCTGGCTACCCGAACCACTTCTACTTCCGCGATAATCAAGGGTACTATTATTGCACTTCCATGAAAGAAAAGCTGGATCAACTATTACCAGGTGTAGGTGAAAATAGCCAGATGCTGTACGATGACGCCATCGTTGATGAGCGTTTTACTTATTATCTCATTTTCAATCATATGTATGGACTTATAAATGGCTTTGGTTCGGCTGGACTTATTCAGGAGGAAGTGCTACTGCATGAGCTGCGCTCTGCATTAGAACAGTTTGTACCAATGAATCGGGAACCGTCCCGTTTCTTGCACAATCTACTGACGCAAAAGCAGCTTCCTTGTAAGGCGAATTTGTTAACGCGCTTCTACGATATGGATGAGCTCGTTGATTCGCTGGATTTACAGTCGGTTTATGTAAATATTGATAACCCACTAGCGCTAGTAATAGGATTACAGAACGAGACTGGTGTTGGCCCTGCTGGAGCTAGTAATAGCGCGGAGAATAGCGCTGAGGCTAAGGCGGCGTTCGCCCAAACAATCGTGTAG
- a CDS encoding IucA/IucC family protein has translation MENTLQSSIVVEAVQSEQYVQVRRRVFRQLVESIVSEKIVEPEVEQRGDVTLFTLQGYDREQQRVAYQCYGRITLTFGRMRLSSPIVMRVAANGSVQEATSLAQFVLEVLGHIGPSEVKLRSFIQELEQTLLKDTLVQYERVKNVDTMQGKTYDELEGSITDGHFYHPSYKSRIGFDYVDHMTYGPEYKRSLRLLWLAVAREHTRLAIDEDWSLDRILAEELGESLVEQFHDVVRSHGRDPLHYIYLPVHPWQWREHTAMHYVQDLREQHIIVLGESEDTYLPQQSIRTLANESHKRKSYIKLPMQILNTSSARNLLPHFVATAAPISKWLKTLIDGDRYLTDEARIILLKEYAGISYNPPALSPIVNTVTFGSLGCIWRESIHRYLEPDEEAVPFNGLCSAELDGTLFIEPWLKKHGVEHWLRSLLDTCVLPIVHLLVAHGIAHESHGQNMVLVHRNGLPSRVALKDFHESMEWYKPYVNDPDACPNLVEIDPIFATAPLNEFFEPAHIDSVKSLTVDALLNINLGELALVLAERHHCTETEFWTLVVDVLDSHRNRYPALASRFEQFDLFEPTTGAEQLTKQRLYPDQEFIHEVLNPLYEARRLMERKATSAL, from the coding sequence ATGGAAAATACGTTGCAGAGCAGCATCGTCGTTGAAGCGGTTCAATCCGAGCAATATGTGCAAGTCCGAAGAAGGGTGTTTCGCCAGCTTGTAGAGTCGATTGTTTCAGAAAAAATCGTTGAACCCGAGGTAGAACAGCGGGGCGACGTTACGTTATTTACCTTGCAAGGCTATGATCGTGAACAACAGCGCGTCGCGTATCAATGTTATGGCCGCATAACATTAACTTTCGGGCGGATGCGCCTATCCAGCCCAATCGTGATGCGTGTAGCAGCCAATGGTAGTGTGCAGGAAGCGACTTCGCTTGCCCAATTCGTGCTTGAAGTATTGGGACATATCGGCCCTTCCGAGGTAAAGCTGCGCTCCTTTATTCAAGAATTGGAGCAAACCTTGCTGAAAGATACGTTGGTCCAATATGAGCGTGTTAAAAATGTGGATACGATGCAAGGCAAAACGTATGATGAGTTGGAAGGTAGCATCACGGATGGCCACTTTTATCATCCGAGTTACAAATCGCGAATTGGCTTCGATTATGTTGACCATATGACCTATGGTCCTGAATATAAGCGGTCGCTTCGCTTGTTATGGTTAGCGGTCGCTAGAGAGCATACACGGCTAGCCATCGATGAAGATTGGAGCTTGGATCGCATACTGGCCGAAGAGTTAGGCGAGTCGCTAGTAGAGCAGTTCCATGACGTGGTACGCAGTCATGGGCGTGATCCCTTGCATTACATATATTTGCCTGTGCATCCGTGGCAATGGCGTGAACATACGGCTATGCATTATGTACAGGATTTGCGGGAGCAGCACATCATCGTGCTAGGGGAGTCGGAGGACACCTACTTGCCGCAGCAATCGATTCGCACGTTAGCGAACGAGTCACATAAGCGCAAGTCATATATCAAGCTACCTATGCAAATTCTTAACACGTCCAGCGCCCGCAATTTGCTACCGCATTTCGTTGCCACCGCTGCGCCGATTTCGAAGTGGCTCAAGACGCTGATTGACGGGGATCGCTATTTAACGGACGAAGCGCGGATAATTTTGTTGAAGGAGTATGCAGGAATTAGCTATAACCCGCCTGCACTTTCTCCTATAGTTAATACGGTTACATTTGGTTCACTAGGATGCATTTGGCGCGAAAGTATACATCGTTATTTAGAGCCAGATGAAGAGGCGGTACCGTTTAATGGGCTATGCTCTGCGGAGTTGGACGGCACATTATTTATTGAGCCATGGCTAAAAAAACACGGCGTGGAACATTGGTTGCGCAGTTTGTTAGACACATGTGTGCTTCCGATCGTCCATCTACTAGTTGCTCATGGTATTGCGCATGAGTCGCACGGACAGAACATGGTGCTTGTGCACCGCAATGGGTTACCAAGCCGTGTGGCGTTGAAAGATTTTCACGAAAGTATGGAATGGTATAAGCCGTACGTAAACGACCCGGACGCATGTCCCAACCTGGTGGAAATCGACCCGATTTTTGCGACTGCGCCCTTGAACGAATTTTTCGAACCTGCCCATATCGATTCGGTCAAAAGCTTGACCGTTGATGCGCTGCTCAACATTAATTTGGGCGAGTTAGCACTCGTCCTTGCTGAACGCCATCATTGTACCGAGACGGAGTTCTGGACGCTAGTTGTAGACGTGCTGGACAGTCATCGCAATCGTTACCCGGCGTTGGCAAGTCGTTTTGAGCAGTTCGATTTGTTTGAGCCGACTACTGGCGCTGAGCAGTTAACGAAGCAACGTTTATATCCAGATCAGGAGTTTATTCACGAAGTTCTTAATCCATTGTACGAAGCCAGAAGGCTGATGGAAAGGAAAGCGACGAGCGCCTTATAA
- a CDS encoding DUF6005 family protein produces MKVHCLISCFCEIVKRYSDVDYRPFYFGVWDAPFAITEQGIIQYYTNGESYDTYLEWFERLFGPKVYKWYDPELDKESNVQTFLDLLEHRPEHRHIIVQIDMSLMPERENKFNQKPFPHYLMIYKTEREDEWFMLDPDFRWEGTVSREQVIEAIRENPLGGGFYVDADQIRTPDFEVVESYYHSSFPKQHNELTSRLKQLLIDMAAEQNGYTLSMLTAAVKNLFVLVIRKYSYEYALMYFGDTLQLSKAEHFGYWADQVEEVIQGFRKVQYTAIKMSITGDISLLPQMVSQLEKMDTIELEVKQEIERQFGLLARQYGKLESAT; encoded by the coding sequence ATTAAAGTACATTGCCTGATCAGCTGTTTCTGTGAGATTGTGAAGCGCTATAGCGATGTTGATTATAGACCGTTTTATTTCGGGGTATGGGATGCTCCGTTTGCCATCACTGAACAAGGGATCATTCAATATTATACGAATGGCGAATCGTATGATACGTATTTAGAGTGGTTCGAGCGGCTGTTTGGTCCAAAAGTGTACAAATGGTACGATCCGGAATTGGATAAAGAGAGCAATGTGCAAACTTTTCTCGATTTGCTCGAACATCGTCCAGAGCATCGACACATTATCGTGCAAATTGATATGTCACTGATGCCAGAGCGTGAGAACAAATTCAATCAAAAGCCGTTCCCGCATTACTTAATGATTTACAAAACGGAGCGGGAAGACGAATGGTTTATGCTGGACCCTGATTTCCGTTGGGAGGGGACGGTATCGAGAGAGCAAGTTATCGAAGCGATTAGGGAGAATCCGTTAGGCGGAGGCTTCTACGTCGATGCGGATCAAATTCGTACGCCTGATTTTGAGGTGGTGGAATCTTACTACCATAGTAGCTTCCCGAAGCAGCATAATGAGCTTACGTCTCGTCTGAAGCAACTGCTCATCGACATGGCAGCCGAACAGAACGGATATACGCTTTCGATGTTGACAGCGGCTGTGAAAAATTTATTCGTACTCGTTATTCGCAAATATAGTTACGAGTATGCGCTTATGTATTTTGGCGATACGTTGCAATTGTCGAAAGCGGAGCACTTTGGATATTGGGCCGATCAGGTGGAAGAGGTCATTCAAGGTTTCCGCAAAGTTCAATACACAGCGATTAAAATGTCGATCACAGGCGATATATCGCTGCTGCCACAAATGGTAAGTCAATTGGAAAAAATGGATACGATTGAATTGGAAGTCAAGCAGGAGATTGAACGTCAATTCGGGCTGTTGGCTCGACAATATGGCAAATTAGAAAGTGCTACATAA